The genomic DNA GAGAGTTTGTCGAACCGAGAGGTGGCTCGGGGGATCTGAACATCGGGGATAAGTGGATTGCCGATCTGACAGCGGCCGTGCTGGCCGCGAGAAGGAGGCAAGATGAGCAAACGACCCCGCTGGAACCACAGCCCGGCATTCAAGGCCAAGGTGGCGTTGGCTGCCGTGAAAGGCGAGAAGACGCTGGCCGAACTGGCGCAGCAGTATGATGTGCATCCGAACCTCATCAACCAGTGGCGGTCGCGGCTGCTGGAGGGCGCGGCGGACGTGTCCAGACAAACCGAGCAACCTCTATAGTGGCTGGTGCGGCAGCAGTCGCACCGCTCGCGGCCACCGCACTGCTGTTTCGACCAATCAACGTCGTTCAGAATGCGCTTGGAGATTTCGAGCGATCGCAGATCGCACGGTTGATCGCTGATGGGGCGTTTCCAGAGATACAGCGCACCAAACGATTATTCTTGGCTGTCTTGCTGGCTGCGTGGGCGGCTTCGGTTGCAGTAGCGACAAGCATCGTTCTGTTCATGCCGTCCTTCGTATTCTCGCAGGACTATGATCTCACCGTCATCGAGATCGCCACCTTCTCATGGGTGCTGGTGACGCTGCTAATCCTGCTGCAGATGCCGGCGAATGTCATGCTTCAGGCGACGGGCGATTTCGAACGACTGGCACGCGCGACGATCTGGTCATCGCTGGTCAACGTGATTGCAGTGGTCGTAGTGCTCCTGTTGTTCGAGCCGGTATGGACGATCGCTGTGATGGCGGTTGGGTGGCTTGTCGATCTGCTACTGGTGCGGCGGGCGGCAGCCCATCGTTGGCGTTTGCTTGACACGGGAGCAGCGTCGCGGCTGTAGCGAAGCGTCGTTGCAAGGAGCCTGCGCCAGAGATGCCACCTTCGTTGCAAGCGCCCGGCTTTTATCCGCGCACGTCGTGTCCCGTATGCGAAAGCACGGCGACGGCTCGTATCTATACCGCACGCTACGACGAGGATCCGGTCCGCGCGCTCGTCGATTCCAACTTCTCGCGCCAAGGCGTCATCGATTGGGATCTACTCGAAGGTATCGCGTTCGAAGTCGATAAATGCGCGACGTGCGACCTGATCTTCCAGGTGCAAACGCCGAACGAGGCGATGCTGGAGGTGATCTACACCCGGATGATCACCGCCCGCTTCCTTGATGAGTATGAGCGCGGCCTGCTAACTCTCGACCAGTTTCATCGCATCGCCGGCGAATTCACCGTGCTGTTCGAGGCAATCGGAAAGCATCCCGCTGACATCACCGTACTCGACTTCGGCGTGGGGCAGGGGCGTTGGGCGCGGGTTGCGCGCGGCATGGGTGCGACCGTCTACGTCACAGAGATCGGCGACGACAAGAAGCGGCTCGCGCGCACGCTCGGGCTGGAGGTGATCGAGGATGACGATATCGACACGATGACGTTCGATCTCGTCCATACCGAGCAGGTGCTCGAACATTTGGTGCATCCTGGCCGCGATTTCGCCCGGCTTGCCCGTGCCGTTGCGCCGGGTGGCTTGTTCAAAGCGGCGATTCCCTATCGCGGCAAGCTGGAGCAATTGCTGACGACGAAGGGGTTGCCCACGACCGCCATGTTCGCTTCGGGCGGCGCCAAAGCAATCCCGGGCGAGGTGGAGGCATTTGCCTCGATCCAGCCACTCGAGCATCTCAACGCTTTTTCGGATACGACAATGGAATGGCTGTCGGCGAAGAACGGCCTAAAACCGGTTAGCCAGGTGCGCCGGCGTAGCGTCTCGTTCGATACGGGCGGTCCGCGCGCCCTGATCGGTGGAGCAAAAAAGGTGGGCGTCGAACTCGCCAAGGCAGTGATGCGTCCGAAGATCGGTTATCACCTGCTGCGTCGGTCGTAACGAGCACGGTCGCAGTTATCGATAGCGTCCAGCAGTTGCCCGTATCAGCGCGATCATGTTCGGAATGCCTTGGGTGCGGTTCGAACTGAGCTGGTTCTTGAGATCGAACGGCTCCAGCGCGCCCTCGATATCGGTTTCAGCGATATCAGCCGGCAGACGATCCTGAACCGTCTTCAGTACCAGGGCGATGATCCCCTTGGTGATAGCCGCGTTGCTGTCGGCGAGAAAATGCAGCGTGCCGCCCTCAGCGTTCGTCGGATATACCCACACCGAGGCCGAACAGCCACGCACCAGCGTCGCATCGGTTTTCAGCGCGTCGGGCATCGGCTCCAGCGCACGCCCAAGGTCGATCAATAGGCGGTAGCGATCATCCGGATCGAGAAACTCATATTCGTCGCGGATGTCGGCCAGATCTGAAGGAAGGTCAGCCATCGCGGCGGCGCGTACGCGTTCGCGCCAAATGCGGCAACTGTGCAGGGCTAAAGGTCGACGCCCGCGGCAATTGCCTCCAGCCGACGAATTCGCTCTTTGAGATCGGCGATCTCAATCCGTGCCGTGGCGTTGCCTGGGGCAGGCGCCCTTGCGTCGGCATCCTGGCGCAGTTCCTGCTGCTTCAACTGAAGCCACCCACGCCAGCCCGTGAGTGCCGCGAAGATCAGCATGGCCAGCCCGGCAAGCGCCGCCGACGCCATCGTTACGTAGAAGCCGGGGTCGGTCATGGTTTTGTGCTCCCTTAGCGGTCGCGCAGCTCGTCGATCTGACGGCTCAGATCGGCGCTGCCATGATTGTCGGTGATGAGCCGTTCGAGAACCGCGATGCGCTCCTTGAGCTGGCGGACTTCTTCACGGCTCGCGATCGCCTCGGCCGGCATCGCGTGGTCGTTGCCGGTGCGGCCGATCGCGCGATATTTCTCCTTCTGGATGCGGGCGATGGTGGTGATCAGCACGATCGCGATGACCATGAAGGCAATGGACCAAGGCATGGTTGAATTCCTCTCGTTAATCGCTCAGTTCGGGCGTTCGGCGTGGTCCGGCAGGCTGCGCAGTTGCTCGATCTCCGCGGCGACTGCGGTCCCCCTGTCGGTCGCGATCCGCTCCAGCACGCGGACCCGCTGCTCCAGCCGCTCGGTGTGCGCGGCATATTGCGCCGCCTTTTCCGCCGTCTGGGCGTTTAGCGCCTCTGCCATCTTCTCCTTGTGTTTCAGCCACCGCTTGAACGCATCTCCGCCCACGCCGAAGATGACGGGCAAGCCAACCACGATCATGAAGAAGGTAAGAAAAACCCAAGGTTGCATGACGTGACGCTCCTCAGTTCGCGCGGTCGCGAAGTTGCTCGATCTCTTGGCTCAGCAGATGGCCGCTGTCGGTGACGATGCGTTCGACGTTCTGCAGCCGGTCCTTCATCGCGCCGAGCTCGGCGCGCAGTTGGCCGTTTTCCTGCGTCAGCAGCTTCACGCGCTCGATCGTCTCGTCGTCTCGCTTGGGATAAAGCGCCTGGCCCCACTGGCCGTCGAGCGGGTAGCCATTGCGGATACGCATCCAGGTCGTGACAACCCAGCCCACCGTCCCGGCGATCCCAATGAGGGCGACGACCGGAGCAAGGGCAGAAAACAGCTGGATCTTTTCGGCGGCGGTCATGGCGTCATTCCCCCTTAGCGGTTGCGAAGCTGCTCGATTTCTTGCGCCGTGCGGACGGCGGGGTCGGTGGCGATGCGTTCGAGCACCGCGATCCGCTCTTCCAGCCGGGTCACCATGCCGGTCAGCCGGGCATTTTCGTTGGTGAGCAGATCGACCTTCCGGCCCGCCTCGGGCATTTCCTTGCCGATGTTGCGGCCCCAATCGTCACTGATCGAATAACCGTGCTTGGCGCGGATCCAGTTGTTGATCAGCCAAGCGCCGCAGGAGATCGCGACGATCGCAATCACGAAAAACGGTCCACCGAAATGCATCATCGGTCTCCTTGTCGCCGCCGCGCTCAGCGCAGGCGTTCGATCTCGTCGGCGAGCTGCGTGTTGCGGCTCGTATAGTGAGTCTCGATGTCGGCGAGGCGCCGGTCGAGCTCGCGGAATTTGGAGCGGACCTCGGCTGTGGTGCGCTTAGGGTTCGAGCGCACGCCCTGCCAGAACTTGGCGTCCTCGGGCGATCCGTAGAGGCCGGCGGGTTTGTCCTCGGCCATCCAGTTGATCAGTAGATAGGCGACCAACGTCCACGGAAAGCCCCCGGCAAGCGTCAGCAGGATCATCGCGATGCGAACCCAGAGCACTTCGATCCCGGTATAGTCCGCGATCCCGGCACACACGCCCTTCCACTTGCGGTCCTGCCGATTGAGGTAGAATTTGGTACGGCGATTGTCGGCCATCAGTTCCTCCTCTGGTGCCGGTCTTCGAGCCGGTAGTCGGGATCAGATCGGTAATCGGAGACGCCCGGGCGGAAATCGGGATTGTCGGCGGCAACGATCCGCTCGACGGTGTTCACCCGGTCTTCGAGCCGGCGTGCCAGCGAGTGCAACTCGTCGAGCAGCGCTTCGTCCTCGCCGGTCATCGAACCGGGCGTCTGCTTCCACTTCGTGACGTAATGCAGGATCAGCCACGGCATCCCGATAAAGATCGACGGAATGACGATCAGCGGGACCAATACATCGTCCATGTCAGTTCCCCTGGTTCGAACGGTTGTTCAGACGAGCCTTGAGTTCGGCGAGCTCCGCATCGACGCGGTCGGACGCCTTCAGCTCGGCGATCTCGTCGTCGAGACTCCTGGGCAGCGCGCCTAGGCCCATCGCATCGGCGCGGCCCTCGGCTTCGTCCACCTTGCGCTCGAGCATATCGAAACGACTGAACGCCTCGTGCGTCCGCGGGCCGTTCCACATCTCACGCAGCTTGCCGCGGTTGTTGGCGCTCTCCAGCCGAGTCGCGATGCTGTTCTGCTTCGTCCGCGCTTCGCGCAGCTTGTTCTGCAGCTTGGCGATGTCTTCTTCCGATCCGCGAAGGCTGTCGTCGAGCACGCCGATCTCGGCGCGCAGCTGCACGATCATGTCGCTCGCCTTCTGGCGCTCCATCAGCGCTGCCTTGGCAAGATCCTCGCGGTTCTTCGACAGCGCCAGCTCGGCCTTCTCGGTCCAGTTCGCCTCAATGTCGGAGAGCTTGACCACATGGCGCCGCATCTCCTTGATATCGGCGATCGTCCGGGCGGCGGAGGCGCGCACTTCGACGAGCGTTTCCTCCATCTCGAGGATGATCATGCGGATCATCTTGGCGGGATCTTCTGCCTTTTCGAGCAGCTCCGCCATATTGGCGGCTACGATGTCGCGGGTACGGGAAAAGATGCCCATCAACGAAACTCCTGGGTGGTGCCCTTTTATAGGCTTGCCGCCGGGGCGGGGCGAGGGATCAATGCCCGCCCCGGCGGCATCGTTCACGCGATGGCGCGAACGATTGGGTTGGCCGATCCCGTCTGCGCCGGGCCGACCGCGCCGAGCACCATCGCGGTGCTGAGAACGATGGCGCAGGCTGCTGCTGCGAGCGTGCGGCCGATATTTGCGAACTGGGTCATGGCGAAGTCTCCTCTTGAGCCTGGTGTGTTTCCCCGTTTGCCGGGGTTGCCCAGTGCTTTGCAGGGGCTGTGCCAATTTGCAGATGCAACGATGTAAGAACCGCCTGGACGAGGGAGAGCGAGGAAAAGTCGCTAGTAAACAACGCTCTAATTGGATGGCGTCCGCGCGCTCTGCATCATTTCTCTGTTTTACTTTTGTCGCACACGGCTTGCCAAGCATTGGTGTGATGCGCCAAGGCTTGGTCGAAGAGGGCGGGGCGAGATGGCGGAGCGCGCAAGTCAGGTAATCGGCGAAGCAGGAGCGTTCCTCGACGCGCTCGAACGCGCAAGTCGCGCCGCCGCGCTCGACCGTCCGGTGCTGGTCATTGGCGAGCGCGGCACGGGTAAGGAGCTGGTTGCCGAGCGCCTGCATCGCCTCAGCCCACGGTGGGATCAACCACTCGTCGTGATGAACTGCGCCGCCTTGCCCGAGACGCTGATTGAGGCCGAGCTGTTCGGTCACGAAGCGGGCGCGTTCACTGGCGCCACCAAGGCGCGCGTCGGCCGCTTCGAGGAGGCCAATCACGGCACTCTGTTCCTCGACGAACTCGGCACGCTGTCGATGGGCGCGCAGGAGCGTTTGTTGCGTGCGGTGGAATATGGCGAGGTGACGCGGATCGGCTCGTCACGTCCGATGCGCGTGGACGTGCGGATCGTCGCCGCGACCAACGAACATTTGCCCGACAAGGTCGACCGGCACGAATTTCGCGCCGATCTGCTCGATCGTCTGTCGTTCGAGGTCGTGACGCTTCCGCCGCTGCGCGCGCGTAAGAGCGACATCATCATCCTGGCCGACCATTTCGGGCGCCGCATGGCGGCCGAGATGCAGTGGGACCGCTGGCACGGCTTTACACCCGAAGCGCAGGAGGCGCTGCGTGACTATCGCTGGCCGGGCAACGTGCGCGAGCTTCGCAACGTCGTTGAGCGCGCAGTCTACCGTTGGGATCGCGAAGGGCCGATCGAAGCGATCGAGTTTGACCCCTTTCAATCCCCATATCGCCCCGGCAGCAGCGGCGCGCCGGTGTCGCTACAGCCACCAATGCCTCCGCCACGCGCGCCATCTACCCCGCCCAGCGCCGGCGACGAGGTCGCCGCGTGCGATGTCGGGCCGTCGGACTTTAAGAGCCGCGTGGCGTTGTTCGAGAAGGATTTGCTGTCGCGTGCGCTCGCCGAAAATCGCTTCAATCAACGCGCAACCGCCGATTCGCTAGGGCTCAGCTACGATCAGCTGCGCCACGCACTGCGCCGCCACGACATGATCGGAGCGGTTGCGTAACGAGCGGACCGGAGCCATTTGGACGGCGTCGCGTTCCCAATCGCGAACCCCAAAGGAGGATCCCATGGCATTCGAACTCCCCCCGCTCCCATATGACTACGACGCGCTGGAGCCGGTCATCTCGAAGGAGACGATGACCTTCCACCACGACAAGCACCACGCCGCGTACACCGCGAAGCTGAACGAGGGCGTCGCCGCCGATCCGAAGCTGGAAGGCAAGTCGATCGAAGACATTCTCGGCATGATCTCAACCCTCCCCCCCCTCGTCCGCAACAATGGCGGTGGATTTTGGAACCATGACTTTTTTTGGAGGATCATGGGGCCAAAGGGCGCGACCCAGCCTTCCGGAGCGCTAGCCGAGGCGATCGAGGCTTACGGTGGGCTCGACAAGCTCAAGGAAGATTTCAACGGCAAGGGCGCGGGCCAGTTCGGCTCGGGCTGGGCTTGGGTGATCAAGGATTCCTCGGGCGCTCTGAAGGTCACTTCGACGCCCAATCAGGATAATCCCCTGATGGACGATGCCAAGGAGCCGGGCACGCCGATCCTGGGCAATGACGTGTGGGAACACGCCTATTATCTCACCTACATGAACGACCGGCCGGGATATCTGAAGGCGTGGTGGGACGTGGTGAACTGGGACAAGGCAGGCGAGCTGTTCGACGCCGCCTGAACCGCGACGGCAACCTGACAGGAGAGGGGGCGGCTGCGGCGGCCCCCTTTTCGCTTCGGGGGCTTGCTCCCGGAAAAATGCCAGCTATAGACGCGCCTCCGCACGATGTTCCCTGATAGCTCAGCGGTAGAGCTCTCGACTGTTAATCGAGTGGCCGTAGGTTCGAATCCTACTCAGGGAGCCAGCGGTTCCGACCTTCTCGGCACTTAGCCCCACTCAAGCTAAGGGGAGGAGCCGCTAAGAAACGAACTGCTCCATCGTGATGCGGTCGTCCAGGGCATGCTCCGGGTCGAATAGCAGCGTCAGCTCGCGTGCCCGATCGATCGCAATCGTAACCTCAGCCACTTCACGGATCTCTCGCTGATCGGCCACTGCAGAAACCGGCCTTTTGTCTGGATCGAGAACCCGCAGCTTCACGCGCGCCTTGTCTGGCAAGATAGCGCCGCGCCAACGGCGAGGTCGGAAGGCGCTGATCGGGGTAAGTGCGATCATCGCAGAGCCGAGTGGCAGGATGGGGCCGTGCGCTGAGAGGTTATAGGCAGTGGACCCGGCCGGCGTAGCCGCGAGGATACCGTCGCAGGCAAGTTCCTCAAGCACCACGCGATCGTTGACACTTACTTCGAGCTTCGCGGTTTGCCGCGTTTCGCGCAATAGCGACACTTCGTTGATTGCGGGTATTGTATGGACCCGGCCATCGATACCAGTCGCGGTCATCAGCAACGGGGTCACCTTGAAGGCGCGCGCCTTTGACAAGCGCTCGTCAAGGTCGTGCTGCCGCCATTCATTCATCAGAAAGCCGACCGTGCCGAGGTTCATGCCGAACACCGGTACCGCCGATCGACGCGCATCAAGCAAGGTGTGGAGCGTTTGCAGCATGAAGCCATCGCCACCCAACGCAATGACAACATCGGCGTCGTCGACGCTGCACCAATCCCACGCGTCGGACAGCGCGGCGCGCGCGGCCTGCGCAGGAGCGGTCGGCGAGGCGACCAGCGCCCGCCGCAGATACTCCGTCATCCGCCAGTGACGCTCATATGCCGCGCTACTGCCGGCGCGGAGCCGCGTTCAATGCGAAAGTCGTGGCGCGCAGGCTTGCCAGCAATCGCGAGCCGAATCGCGTCATCCAGCGCAGCGACCCCGCCCTCGCGCAGCGCCATTTTCAGATCGACCTGATCATCATGCCCCAGGCAGCTATAAAGCTTGCCCTCCGTCGTGAGCCGGACGCGATTGCACCCGTCACAGAAATTAACGGTGAGCGGTGAGATGAGCCCAAGTCGGGTCGCGCTTTCATCCACGCGCCAATAGCGCGCTGGCCCGCCCGTACCTGCTACGTCGCGCTGAAGATCGAACTGATCGCCCAGCCGCTCGAAAACAGCGGTGAGCGGGACGAACCTGTCGGTACGATCCTCGTCGATCGCCCCCATCGGCATCGTTTCGATCAGGGTGAGATCATGACCCTCGGCGACGCACCAATCGAGCATTGGCGCTATCTCGGCCTCGTTTAGATCCTTTAGCGCGACCATGTTGATCTTTACCGCGAGCCCCGCCGTCTTGGCTGCCGTGATCCCACCCAGCACCTGCGTCAGATCGCCATGCCGCGTAATGTAACGGAAATTGACGGGATCAAGGCTGTCGAGACTGACGTTCACACGTCGCATGCCTGCGTCGAACAGCGCTTCGGCGTGTTCGGCCAGTCGCGTGCCGTTGGTGGTCATTGTAAGCTCGTCGAGCGTGTCGCCGACGTGCCCGCCAAGCCTCCGCGTCAACTCAATGACGTCGCGCCGCACAAGCGGCTCTCCGCCCGACAGTCGGATCTTGCGCACGCCAAGCCCGATGAAACGCTCGGCGATAATCGCGATTTCCTCAAGCGCGAGAAGCCGATTGCGCGGCAGGAAGGTCATCTTCTCCGCCATGCAATATCGGCAGCGCAGGTCGCAGCGATCCGTAACTGAGATGCGCAAATAGCGGATCGTCCGGCCGAACCCATCGATCAGGTCCGGCGACATGGCTTGCGCAACTCCCATAACGAAACAGCTAGGGGCTGCGAGGCGGGGCGACAAGGGCAAGCCCCCGTTGCTGTGCCCCGACACGCGGCCTACGGATCAGGCGTGGGCAATCAAGAACATGACAGGGGTCAGGTGGTGCTGGGCGCCGGAGCGGATGCGTTCGCTCCCCTCGTCGTGGCTGCCGGGTGGAGCATCGGTGGGGGAGCGGCCGAGATCCGGCTGGTCGATGCGCGTGACGGCGTCAGTGGGGTGTCACGGGAAGACGCATCTGCCGTCACGAACCACGCTGCCTTATTGGCAATCGTGCGCGATGCTGATGGTGCAGCCCGCGCATACGACGCCGGGGCAACCCACGTGTTGGTCGAACCGATCGACGCCGCGTCGCTGACGTTGGCATTGCGGTTCGCCGGCCGCCATGCGCGCCGTCTGCATAGCAAGGCTAGGGCACGGCGGGCAGGCGAAGCGGGCGAGGGCGCTGTCCAGCGTTTCCTTGCGGCGCGCGGCAGTGACACGGCATCAACGGTGGCAATGATCGCGATGACTCGCTTCGACACCGTCAATGCGGCGTTTGGGCGCGACGCCGGGGACCTGCTGTTAAACGAGGCCGGCGCGCGGATTGCTGCCGCACTGCCACCGGCGGCCGTGATCGAACGTGACGAAGGTGCGCAATTCGTCATAGCAATCGACGAATGTGGCGAAGCGGCCAGCGCGCGAATTGCCTTAATCGAGGCGGCGCTGGCGCGACGCTTTACGCTGGACGCTAGCGAGGCGAGCCTTGGCGTGCGCATTGGCGTGGCGCATCGCGCGCCTGGCGAAGCGTGGGAGGCGCTCGTGGGGCGCGCAAAAGAGGCGCTTGATCATGCGCTCACTAGCGATGGCGCGAGCGTTCGTGTCGCTCCGTTGACCCATGCCGCGCACGGCATCCGCCTCGCTGCCGACCTGCACCGCGCGATCGAGCGCGACGAAATCGACATCCTCTTCCAGCCGCAGGTCGTTTTAGCGGACGGCGCGATCGTCGGTGTCGAGGCACTGGCGCGGTGGGAGCATCCCGAACATGGCGTGCTCGGCGCAGAAACGCTGTTCGCCGCGGCGGAGCGCGCTGGCCTGGGTCTTGCATTGTCCGAACATATCCAGGCGCTTGCGATGACGATGGCGAGCCGCTGGACTGCACCGCTCGCCGGTTTGCGTGTCGCGATCAACGTCACCGCGGCGGATCTCGCGCGGAGCGATTTCGTGGACAGCTTCCTCGCCATCGTACGCCGCAGTACGATCGATCCGGGACGGGTGACGGTGGAAGTGACCGAGAGTGGCTTTGTCACCGATCTCGCCGAAGCCTCTGCCAGGCTCGAACGGCTGCGCGAGGTGGGTCTGCGCGTGGCAATCGACGATTTCGGCACCGGCTATTCCAGCCTCGCCTACCTTAAAGCTCTTCCGCTCGATTATCTCAAGATCGATCGCAGCCTGACGCAGGATATTGCCGGCGGGCATCGCGGACGCGTGGTGGTGCGTGGGATCATCGCGATCGCCAATGGCCTCGGCCTGACGACGATCGCCGAGGGAGTCGAGGACGACGAGCAACACGATCTGCTGGCAGCGGAAGGCTGCGATCTGTACCAGGGTTTCCTCTGCGCCGGGCCGCTCGACGAAGTGGCGCTGGCGGCGCTGATCGGGAGGGCGGAGGCATGATGCTGACATTGCTGGCGCCGGTGGTGCTCGTGGCGACGGCAGCGGCAAGTCCGCAGGCGGAGATCGAAAGCGCGCTGACGACCAGCGCTGCGGGATGGGACGATGGCAACCTCGAGCGCTTCGTCGCGATCTATGCCGACGATGCCGTTTTTGTGTCTGGCGGGAAGATCGCACGCGGACGAGCCGAGATCGCGAAGAACTACGCCAAGAGCTTCACCGGCGCCGCGAACGTACGCGACCGCCTGTCGATCCAGCCCGTCGCCTGGCGCACCCTAAGCAAGGTCCACGTGCTTTTCGTCGGGCGGTGGACGTTGGCGCCGGCGGGTGCGGCGCCGCAGACCGGGTTGACGACATTGCTGTTCGAACGGCGCAAAGCAGGTTGGCAGATCATCTCGGACCATAGTTCTTGACCTCGACGATCTACACCATCGGCTATGAAGCGACGACGATGGCTGACTTTCTGGCGGCGCTGACGGCGGTGAAGGTTGAGCTCGTCATTGACGTGCGCGCTTTGCCGCTGTCGCGTCGGCCCGGGTTCTCGAAGTCGAGCCTTGCCGCTTCGCTGCGGGAAGCCGGCATCGACTATGTTCACCTCAAGGCGCTCGGCACGCCCAAGCGCGGGCGGGACGCGGCTAAGAAGGGCGACGTCGTGACGTTGCGTGCGGTGTACGACGATCAGCTCGCACTCCCCGAAGCGCAGGCTGCTGCTGCGCGGATGCGGGAGCTTGCGGCCGAGAAGCGGTCAGCCTTGCTCTGCTACGAGCGCGATCCGTGCCACTGCCACCGCACTTTGTTGCTGCAAGCGGAAGGCGAGGGGGCGGAGGTGGTGGATCTGTTCACATAGTTGTGCACCGGAGCAAACTTCAGCCCGCCACCGGCAACCGCACGGCGCCGTCTTTCCCCCGCTTCAGCGGTCCGTAAGCGAAGACCGCATCGAGCGTCAGTACACCATAAAGATGCGGGAACGCTTGCCCGCCGCGGCTTTCCTCCCAGCGGATCTGCTCGCCCAGCGCTTCCAGATCCACCGCCGCGACGTGCAGATCGTCCTGCCCGGCGAAATGTTTGTCGACCGTTTCGGTCAGTTGGGTGGCGGTCGACAAATGGATGTAGCCATCCGCCACGTCGACCGGTGCCCCGGCGAACGTGCCGTCACGTTCCAGCGCCGCCATCTGTTCGCCGGTCAACACCTTGTACGCCGTCGTCGGGCGGCTCACTGGCCGTCCTCCGGCCCTGCGGCGGCATCATCGCCGATCGTGCCGCCGTCATCGGGTGCGATCTCCGGCGGCGTCAGTGCGGCCGCGACGGCTTCCTCGGCGGCGTTCTCCGGCTCGGGTTCCTCGTCGATGCGTGCACAGCCGACGACATGCTCAGCGTCGCCAACATTGAACAGCCGCACGCCGGCCGAATTCCGGCCGATCACGCGCAGCGAATCGAGCGGCATGCGGATCAGCTTCGCCTGATCGGTCACCAACATCAGATGATCGTTGCGGCTTGCCGCGAAGCTCGCGACGACCGGACCGTTACGGGCGATGTTGTCGATGTTGGTGATGCCTTGGCCGCCACGACCCGTGCGGCGATACTCATACGCGGACGACAATTTGCCGTAGCCGTTGGCGCAGATCGTCAGGATGAACTGCTCGTTGGCGCGGAGATGCTCGAACCGCTGGAGATCGATCGAGCGCTCACCCTCGCGCTCCGCCTTCCATGGCGCGAAGCGGACATAATCCTCGCGCTCCTCAGGCGTCGCCCCGACCCGGTGCAGGATCGACAGCGAGATCACCTCGTCGCCCGCCGCCAGCCGCATCCCGCGAACACCGGTCGAGTTGCGGCTCTGGAACGCCCGCACCTCATCGCCGGCGAAGCGAATCGCCTTGCCCTGCCGTGTTGCGAGCAGGACGTCGTCCTCTTCCTCCAGCAGCGCGACGCCGATCAGCCGATCGTCGGCATCCTCGCCTTCGAACTTCATCGCGATCTTGCCGTTCGACGGCACGTTGGTGAACGCGTCCATCGAATTGCGCCGGACATTGCCCTTCACGGTCGCGAACATGACGTGGAGCTTGCCCCACTCCGCCTCATCCTCCGGCAGCGGGAGCACGGTCGAGATCGTCTCGCCCGCCTGCAACGGCAGCAGATTGACCATCGGCCGCCCGCGGGTGTTGGCGCCGCCCTCGGGCAGGCGCCACACCTTCATGCGATAGACTTTGCCGAGTGTGGAGAAGAACAGCACCGGCGTGTGCGTCGAGGTGACGAACAGGCTGGTGACGGCATCCTCGTCCTTCGTCGCCATCCCGCTGCGGCCCTTGCCGCCGCGCGCCTGCGCACGAAACGTCTCGAGCGGGGTGCGTTTGATGTAGCCCTGCATGGTGACGGTGACGACCATGTCCTCACGCTCGATCAGATCCTCATCCTCGATCCCGTCGGCGGCGGCGGCGATCTCGGTGCGGCGCGGCGTGGCGAAGAGCGCGCGGATCTCGGTGAACTCGTCGCGCATCACCGCGTAGAGCTTCACCCGGTCGGCGAGGATCGCGAGCAGTTCGGCGATCGAATCGGCGAGGGTCTTGAGCTCGCCGCCGATTTCGTCGCGGCCAAGCGCGGTGAGGCGGTGAAGGCGCAGATCGAGGATCGCGCGGACCTGGATTTCGGACAGGCGGTAGGTGTCGCCAGTGATCTCGGCCTCGACCGCCTCAACGAGCGCGATGTACGCGGCGATCTCCGCGATCG from Sphingomonas radiodurans includes the following:
- a CDS encoding class I SAM-dependent methyltransferase, producing the protein MPPSLQAPGFYPRTSCPVCESTATARIYTARYDEDPVRALVDSNFSRQGVIDWDLLEGIAFEVDKCATCDLIFQVQTPNEAMLEVIYTRMITARFLDEYERGLLTLDQFHRIAGEFTVLFEAIGKHPADITVLDFGVGQGRWARVARGMGATVYVTEIGDDKKRLARTLGLEVIEDDDIDTMTFDLVHTEQVLEHLVHPGRDFARLARAVAPGGLFKAAIPYRGKLEQLLTTKGLPTTAMFASGGAKAIPGEVEAFASIQPLEHLNAFSDTTMEWLSAKNGLKPVSQVRRRSVSFDTGGPRALIGGAKKVGVELAKAVMRPKIGYHLLRRS
- a CDS encoding SufE family protein translates to MADLPSDLADIRDEYEFLDPDDRYRLLIDLGRALEPMPDALKTDATLVRGCSASVWVYPTNAEGGTLHFLADSNAAITKGIIALVLKTVQDRLPADIAETDIEGALEPFDLKNQLSSNRTQGIPNMIALIRATAGRYR
- the pspC gene encoding envelope stress response membrane protein PspC — translated: MADNRRTKFYLNRQDRKWKGVCAGIADYTGIEVLWVRIAMILLTLAGGFPWTLVAYLLINWMAEDKPAGLYGSPEDAKFWQGVRSNPKRTTAEVRSKFRELDRRLADIETHYTSRNTQLADEIERLR
- the pspB gene encoding envelope stress response membrane protein PspB — protein: MDDVLVPLIVIPSIFIGMPWLILHYVTKWKQTPGSMTGEDEALLDELHSLARRLEDRVNTVERIVAADNPDFRPGVSDYRSDPDYRLEDRHQRRN
- the pspA gene encoding phage shock protein PspA; protein product: MGIFSRTRDIVAANMAELLEKAEDPAKMIRMIILEMEETLVEVRASAARTIADIKEMRRHVVKLSDIEANWTEKAELALSKNREDLAKAALMERQKASDMIVQLRAEIGVLDDSLRGSEEDIAKLQNKLREARTKQNSIATRLESANNRGKLREMWNGPRTHEAFSRFDMLERKVDEAEGRADAMGLGALPRSLDDEIAELKASDRVDAELAELKARLNNRSNQGN
- the pspF gene encoding phage shock protein operon transcriptional activator, coding for MAERASQVIGEAGAFLDALERASRAAALDRPVLVIGERGTGKELVAERLHRLSPRWDQPLVVMNCAALPETLIEAELFGHEAGAFTGATKARVGRFEEANHGTLFLDELGTLSMGAQERLLRAVEYGEVTRIGSSRPMRVDVRIVAATNEHLPDKVDRHEFRADLLDRLSFEVVTLPPLRARKSDIIILADHFGRRMAAEMQWDRWHGFTPEAQEALRDYRWPGNVRELRNVVERAVYRWDREGPIEAIEFDPFQSPYRPGSSGAPVSLQPPMPPPRAPSTPPSAGDEVAACDVGPSDFKSRVALFEKDLLSRALAENRFNQRATADSLGLSYDQLRHALRRHDMIGAVA
- a CDS encoding superoxide dismutase, with protein sequence MAFELPPLPYDYDALEPVISKETMTFHHDKHHAAYTAKLNEGVAADPKLEGKSIEDILGMISTLPPLVRNNGGGFWNHDFFWRIMGPKGATQPSGALAEAIEAYGGLDKLKEDFNGKGAGQFGSGWAWVIKDSSGALKVTSTPNQDNPLMDDAKEPGTPILGNDVWEHAYYLTYMNDRPGYLKAWWDVVNWDKAGELFDAA
- a CDS encoding NAD kinase, whose translation is MTEYLRRALVASPTAPAQAARAALSDAWDWCSVDDADVVIALGGDGFMLQTLHTLLDARRSAVPVFGMNLGTVGFLMNEWRQHDLDERLSKARAFKVTPLLMTATGIDGRVHTIPAINEVSLLRETRQTAKLEVSVNDRVVLEELACDGILAATPAGSTAYNLSAHGPILPLGSAMIALTPISAFRPRRWRGAILPDKARVKLRVLDPDKRPVSAVADQREIREVAEVTIAIDRARELTLLFDPEHALDDRITMEQFVS